The Vespa velutina chromosome 4, iVesVel2.1, whole genome shotgun sequence genome has a window encoding:
- the LOC124948288 gene encoding kazrin isoform X7 translates to MVEENAGTGARLDGELQRGRGENVILRGESRDVVPSTSSSSTTGLNNNGATSNSNLASGGIINSNNNGSSPASSGIGNPNHCQEVNESQAQAQEDGKRLSANSSPVEKRSSASDKSVSPIDKKNSPIDRKERSSPIDRKGSPVETRNSSPCRSPSEKTRRSYALNRDKTRLGESGRNLDSRSRSASPDRGSSNRTSFLHRGCSDLSGIERLRISTNPDSLRSRRFCRVTTDPETDVRKDIVDNDVRPEEDNEPPDPAPGSRPASPANSLGICDDSVVGARLSNLHGSGGSSGGSVELASARRLRLENERLVAEVARLRRLLLTGAARGEVGAEDAALEEEARFVALEMELQHAKEALHALKADRKRLKAEKFDLLNQMKALYGTLEDKERELRDFIRNYEQRMRENEATLGRFQQQEGGISSEERERERERERWSLLRAARDEADRSLSLAASLADKEVALSHARATIKELQRQLMERGGGGGGGSGSGGGGGVGGGGACLSDQESLVSFPRGTVNGVATPSAGSNSGGGVSGIIPHINSQPPLGTMELGMASNMSGGGTGAISSGGQAGDRGSCSADSGVRGSSDRESGGATSIGGNLSDSTTDGTPTITIEGSGPDMDNISMVSSVAPPHMYQSATTPKDCSPTLSPLNAFSRSTDNTSLSRSVEQLSSPLEPEPRRSKQAPTVTAPSTHSRSSATRGGTWGSISRVFARSRNRKSANTSTSGSGANESSEGFDPYRSWSPLTEEGYAEKLRLLREAASVPMERWRAPTVLAWLEVALGMPQYGPRCAENIKSGKVLLELSDAELEAGLGVTHPLHRKKLRLAIEEHRHPNLVRYPCIAQLGHTWVSSEWLPDLGLAQYSESFATNMVDARMLDHLNKKELEKLLGVSRKFHQASIVHGIHLLRMLNYDRQALAVRRHQCDQVDTDPLVWTNQRFIRWARNIDLTEYAENLKDSGVHGALVVLEPSFTGDTMATALGIPPAKHMIRRHLTAELEALVLPTRTTTTTTTTTTTTTTTTTTIHLSAATNGIDSRSY, encoded by the exons ATGGTGGAGGAGAACGCAGGGACGGGTGCTCGACTGGATGGGGAGTTACAACgtggaagaggagagaacGTAATCTTACGTGGCGAATCACGTGACGTTGTTCCTAGtacatcgtcatcgtcgactACGGGATTGAACAATAACGGTGCCACGAGTAACAGCAATCTGGCTAGCGGTGGTATAATAAACAGTAACAACAATGGATCATCCCCGGCATCCAGTGGTATCGGTAATCCGAATCACTGTCAAGAGGTCAACGAATCCCAAGCACAAGCGCAGGAAGATGGTAAAAGGCTCAGTGCTAATAGCAGCCCAGTTGAAAAGAGAAGTTCGGCAAGCGACAAATCGGTCAGTccgatcgataagaaaaatagtcCGATcgataggaaagaaagatctaGTCCCATAGATCGAAAGGGTAGTCCCGTAG AAACACGAAATAGTTCGCCATGTCGAAGTCCAAGCGAAAAAACTCGAAGGTCATATGCATTGAATCGCGATAAAACACGGCTCGGTGAGTCCGGAAGGAATTTAGATTCACGATCTAGAAGTGCCAGTCCGGATAGAGGTTCATCGAACAGAACATCCTTCTTACATCGTGGCTGCAGCGATCTATCGGGCATCGAAAGGCTTAGAATTTCTACTAATCCTGATTCATTGAGATCCCGAAGATTTTGTAGAGTTACGACAGATCCGGAGACCGACGTACGTAAGGACATCGTTGATAATGACGTAAGACCGGAGGAAGACAATGAACCACCCGATCCAGCACCAGGAAGTAGACCAGCCTCGCCTGCAAATTCTTTAG GTATTTGCGACGATAGCGTAGTCGGAGCAAGATTATCGAATCTACATGGTAGCGGAGGAAGTAGCGGAGGTTCCGTTGAATTAGCTAGCGCGAGAAGGCTACGATTGGAGAACGAACGATTGGTCGCTGAGGTTGCGAGGTTAAGGAGGTTATTACTTACCGGTGCAGCACGTGGCGAGGTTGGAGCCGAGGATGCAGCATTGGAGGAAGAGGCACGCTTTGTTGCCCTAGAAATGGAATTGCAACATGCGAAGGAAGCCTTGCATGCACTGAAAGCCGATCGTAAACGATTGAAGGCCGAAAAGTTCGATCTGCTCAATCAGATGAAAGCATTGTACGGTACCCTTGAAGATAAGGAACGAGAGCTACGTGATTTTATACGTAATTACGAACAG CGTATGCGAGAGAACGAGGCTACGTTGGGTCGTTTTCAACAACAGGAAGGCGGTATCTCCTCGGAGGAGCgcgaaagagaacgagaaagagaacgttGGAGCCTTTTAAGAGCAGCAAGAGACGAGGCGGATAGAAGCTTAAGCCTTGCAGCAAGTCTCGCTGACAAAGAAGTTGCCCTATCGCACGCACGTGCTACTATAAAGGAG CTTCAACGTCAATTAATGGAAAgaggcggtggcggtggcggtggcagTGGCagtggcggtggtggcggtgtTGGCGGTGGTGGTGCCTGTTTGAGCGATCAGGAATCCTTGGTGTCCTTCCCACGTGGCACTGTAAATGGCGTGGCAACTCCAAGTGCTGGAAGTAACAGTGGCGGTGGTGTTAGTGGTATCATCCCTCATATCAATTCTCAGCCACCCTTAGGGACAATGGAGTTGGGAATGGCCAGTAATATGAGTGGTGGTGGTACAGGTGCAATATCCTCGGGTGGACAAGCCGGAGATCGTGGTAGCTGTAGTGCCGATAGTGGTGTTCGTGGATCTAGCGATAGAGAAAGTGGTGGTGCAACGAGCATCGGTGGAAATCTATCGGACTCGACGACCGACG GAACACCGACAATTACGATCGAAGGAAGCGGTCCCGACATGGACAACATCTCTATGGTATCCTCCGTAGCACCTCCCCACATGTATCAGT CAGCGACGACACCAAAGGATTGTAGTCCCACGCTGTCACCATTGAATGCATTTTCAAGATCTACAGACAACACTTCGTTATCACGATCGGTGGAACAATTGTCGAGTCCTTTAGAACCAGAACCAAGAAGAAGCAAACAAGCGCCAACTGTAACAGCGCCTTCAACACATTCACGCTCTTCCGCTACTCGAGGTGGTACATGGGGTTCCATATCAAG GGTTTTCGCACGATCACGAAATCGAAAAAGTGCTAACACTTCTACCAGCGGAAGTGGCGCTAATGAATCATCAGAGGGATTCGATCCTTATAGATCATGGTCACCTCTTACCGAGGAAGGTTATGCCGAGAAGCTTCGTTTGTTGAGGGAAGCAGCATCGGTACCAATGGAACGATGGAGAGCACCAACTGTTTTAGCATGGCTCGAAGTAGCTCTTGGTATGCCACAGTATGGTCCAAGATGTgcagaaaatattaaatccgGCAAG GTACTTCTTGAACTGAGCGACGCCGAGTTGGAAGCTGGTTTAGGGGTGACTCATCCTCTTCATAGAAAAAAGTTGCGGTTAGCTATCGAAGAACATCGACATCCTAATCTGGTTAGATATCCATGCATAGCTCAGCTCGGTCACACTTGGGTTAGCTCCGAGTGGTTACCCGATCTTGGATTAGCACAATACTCGGAAAGCTTTGCTACCAATATGGTCGACGCACGTATGCTCGATCatttgaataaaaaggaattggAAAAATTACTTGGCGTATCGAGGAAATTTCATCAAGCTAGTATAGTACACGGGATACATTTATTACGAATGTTGAATTATGATCGTCAG GCACTCGCCGTAAGAAGACATCAATGTGATCAAGTTGATACGGATCCTTTGGTATGGACCAATCAAAGGTTCATACGATGGGCTAGAAACATTGATTTAACCGAATACGCAGAAAATTTAAAAG atTCTGGGGTACACGGTGCGCTCGTTGTATTGGAACCATCCTTCACCGGTGATACAATGGCTACCGCTTTGGGTATACCACCAGCGAAGCACATGATCAGACGACATCTAACAGCCGAACTTGAAGCCCTCGTTTTACCTACAAG aacaactactactactactactactactactactactacaacaacaacaacaacaatacacttgt CTGCAGCAACCAATGGAATTGATTCGCGTTCGTATTAA
- the LOC124948288 gene encoding kazrin isoform X9 yields the protein MVEENAGTGARLDGELQRGRGENVILRGESRDVVPSTSSSSTTGLNNNGATSNSNLASGGIINSNNNGSSPASSGIGNPNHCQEVNESQAQAQEDGKRLSANSSPVEKRSSASDKSVSPIDKKNSPIDRKERSSPIDRKGSPVETRNSSPCRSPSEKTRRSYALNRDKTRLGESGRNLDSRSRSASPDRGSSNRTSFLHRGCSDLSGIERLRISTNPDSLRSRRFCRVTTDPETDVRKDIVDNDVRPEEDNEPPDPAPGSRPASPANSLGICDDSVVGARLSNLHGSGGSSGGSVELASARRLRLENERLVAEVARLRRLLLTGAARGEVGAEDAALEEEARFVALEMELQHAKEALHALKADRKRLKAEKFDLLNQMKALYGTLEDKERELRDFIRNYEQRMRENEATLGRFQQQEGGISSEERERERERERWSLLRAARDEADRSLSLAASLADKEVALSHARATIKELQRQLMERGGGGGGGSGSGGGGGVGGGGACLSDQESLVSFPRGTVNGVATPSAGSNSGGGVSGIIPHINSQPPLGTMELGMASNMSGGGTGAISSGGQAGDRGSCSADSGVRGSSDRESGGATSIGGNLSDSTTDGTPTITIEGSGPDMDNISMVSSVAPPHMYQSATTPKDCSPTLSPLNAFSRSTDNTSLSRSVEQLSSPLEPEPRRSKQAPTVTAPSTHSRSSATRGGTWGSISRVFARSRNRKSANTSTSGSGANESSEGFDPYRSWSPLTEEGYAEKLRLLREAASVPMERWRAPTVLAWLEVALGMPQYGPRCAENIKSGKVLLELSDAELEAGLGVTHPLHRKKLRLAIEEHRHPNLVRYPCIAQLGHTWVSSEWLPDLGLAQYSESFATNMVDARMLDHLNKKELEKLLGVSRKFHQASIVHGIHLLRMLNYDRQALAVRRHQCDQVDTDPLVWTNQRFIRWARNIDLTEYAENLKDSGVHGALVVLEPSFTGDTMATALGIPPAKHMIRRHLTAELEALVLPTRTTTTTTTTTTTTTTTTTTIHL from the exons ATGGTGGAGGAGAACGCAGGGACGGGTGCTCGACTGGATGGGGAGTTACAACgtggaagaggagagaacGTAATCTTACGTGGCGAATCACGTGACGTTGTTCCTAGtacatcgtcatcgtcgactACGGGATTGAACAATAACGGTGCCACGAGTAACAGCAATCTGGCTAGCGGTGGTATAATAAACAGTAACAACAATGGATCATCCCCGGCATCCAGTGGTATCGGTAATCCGAATCACTGTCAAGAGGTCAACGAATCCCAAGCACAAGCGCAGGAAGATGGTAAAAGGCTCAGTGCTAATAGCAGCCCAGTTGAAAAGAGAAGTTCGGCAAGCGACAAATCGGTCAGTccgatcgataagaaaaatagtcCGATcgataggaaagaaagatctaGTCCCATAGATCGAAAGGGTAGTCCCGTAG AAACACGAAATAGTTCGCCATGTCGAAGTCCAAGCGAAAAAACTCGAAGGTCATATGCATTGAATCGCGATAAAACACGGCTCGGTGAGTCCGGAAGGAATTTAGATTCACGATCTAGAAGTGCCAGTCCGGATAGAGGTTCATCGAACAGAACATCCTTCTTACATCGTGGCTGCAGCGATCTATCGGGCATCGAAAGGCTTAGAATTTCTACTAATCCTGATTCATTGAGATCCCGAAGATTTTGTAGAGTTACGACAGATCCGGAGACCGACGTACGTAAGGACATCGTTGATAATGACGTAAGACCGGAGGAAGACAATGAACCACCCGATCCAGCACCAGGAAGTAGACCAGCCTCGCCTGCAAATTCTTTAG GTATTTGCGACGATAGCGTAGTCGGAGCAAGATTATCGAATCTACATGGTAGCGGAGGAAGTAGCGGAGGTTCCGTTGAATTAGCTAGCGCGAGAAGGCTACGATTGGAGAACGAACGATTGGTCGCTGAGGTTGCGAGGTTAAGGAGGTTATTACTTACCGGTGCAGCACGTGGCGAGGTTGGAGCCGAGGATGCAGCATTGGAGGAAGAGGCACGCTTTGTTGCCCTAGAAATGGAATTGCAACATGCGAAGGAAGCCTTGCATGCACTGAAAGCCGATCGTAAACGATTGAAGGCCGAAAAGTTCGATCTGCTCAATCAGATGAAAGCATTGTACGGTACCCTTGAAGATAAGGAACGAGAGCTACGTGATTTTATACGTAATTACGAACAG CGTATGCGAGAGAACGAGGCTACGTTGGGTCGTTTTCAACAACAGGAAGGCGGTATCTCCTCGGAGGAGCgcgaaagagaacgagaaagagaacgttGGAGCCTTTTAAGAGCAGCAAGAGACGAGGCGGATAGAAGCTTAAGCCTTGCAGCAAGTCTCGCTGACAAAGAAGTTGCCCTATCGCACGCACGTGCTACTATAAAGGAG CTTCAACGTCAATTAATGGAAAgaggcggtggcggtggcggtggcagTGGCagtggcggtggtggcggtgtTGGCGGTGGTGGTGCCTGTTTGAGCGATCAGGAATCCTTGGTGTCCTTCCCACGTGGCACTGTAAATGGCGTGGCAACTCCAAGTGCTGGAAGTAACAGTGGCGGTGGTGTTAGTGGTATCATCCCTCATATCAATTCTCAGCCACCCTTAGGGACAATGGAGTTGGGAATGGCCAGTAATATGAGTGGTGGTGGTACAGGTGCAATATCCTCGGGTGGACAAGCCGGAGATCGTGGTAGCTGTAGTGCCGATAGTGGTGTTCGTGGATCTAGCGATAGAGAAAGTGGTGGTGCAACGAGCATCGGTGGAAATCTATCGGACTCGACGACCGACG GAACACCGACAATTACGATCGAAGGAAGCGGTCCCGACATGGACAACATCTCTATGGTATCCTCCGTAGCACCTCCCCACATGTATCAGT CAGCGACGACACCAAAGGATTGTAGTCCCACGCTGTCACCATTGAATGCATTTTCAAGATCTACAGACAACACTTCGTTATCACGATCGGTGGAACAATTGTCGAGTCCTTTAGAACCAGAACCAAGAAGAAGCAAACAAGCGCCAACTGTAACAGCGCCTTCAACACATTCACGCTCTTCCGCTACTCGAGGTGGTACATGGGGTTCCATATCAAG GGTTTTCGCACGATCACGAAATCGAAAAAGTGCTAACACTTCTACCAGCGGAAGTGGCGCTAATGAATCATCAGAGGGATTCGATCCTTATAGATCATGGTCACCTCTTACCGAGGAAGGTTATGCCGAGAAGCTTCGTTTGTTGAGGGAAGCAGCATCGGTACCAATGGAACGATGGAGAGCACCAACTGTTTTAGCATGGCTCGAAGTAGCTCTTGGTATGCCACAGTATGGTCCAAGATGTgcagaaaatattaaatccgGCAAG GTACTTCTTGAACTGAGCGACGCCGAGTTGGAAGCTGGTTTAGGGGTGACTCATCCTCTTCATAGAAAAAAGTTGCGGTTAGCTATCGAAGAACATCGACATCCTAATCTGGTTAGATATCCATGCATAGCTCAGCTCGGTCACACTTGGGTTAGCTCCGAGTGGTTACCCGATCTTGGATTAGCACAATACTCGGAAAGCTTTGCTACCAATATGGTCGACGCACGTATGCTCGATCatttgaataaaaaggaattggAAAAATTACTTGGCGTATCGAGGAAATTTCATCAAGCTAGTATAGTACACGGGATACATTTATTACGAATGTTGAATTATGATCGTCAG GCACTCGCCGTAAGAAGACATCAATGTGATCAAGTTGATACGGATCCTTTGGTATGGACCAATCAAAGGTTCATACGATGGGCTAGAAACATTGATTTAACCGAATACGCAGAAAATTTAAAAG atTCTGGGGTACACGGTGCGCTCGTTGTATTGGAACCATCCTTCACCGGTGATACAATGGCTACCGCTTTGGGTATACCACCAGCGAAGCACATGATCAGACGACATCTAACAGCCGAACTTGAAGCCCTCGTTTTACCTACAAG aacaactactactactactactactactactactactacaacaacaacaacaacaatacacttgt AA
- the LOC124948288 gene encoding kazrin isoform X4: MVEENAGTGARLDGELQRGRGENVILRGESRDVVPSTSSSSTTGLNNNGATSNSNLASGGIINSNNNGSSPASSGIGNPNHCQEVNESQAQAQEDGKRLSANSSPVEKRSSASDKSVSPIDKKNSPIDRKERSSPIDRKGSPVETRNSSPCRSPSEKTRRSYALNRDKTRLGESGRNLDSRSRSASPDRGSSNRTSFLHRGCSDLSGIERLRISTNPDSLRSRRFCRVTTDPETDVRKDIVDNDVRPEEDNEPPDPAPGSRPASPANSLGICDDSVVGARLSNLHGSGGSSGGSVELASARRLRLENERLVAEVARLRRLLLTGAARGEVGAEDAALEEEARFVALEMELQHAKEALHALKADRKRLKAEKFDLLNQMKALYGTLEDKERELRDFIRNYEQRMRENEATLGRFQQQEGGISSEERERERERERWSLLRAARDEADRSLSLAASLADKEVALSHARATIKELQRQLMERGGGGGGGSGSGGGGGVGGGGACLSDQESLVSFPRGTVNGVATPSAGSNSGGGVSGIIPHINSQPPLGTMELGMASNMSGGGTGAISSGGQAGDRGSCSADSGVRGSSDRESGGATSIGGNLSDSTTDAATTPKDCSPTLSPLNAFSRSTDNTSLSRSVEQLSSPLEPEPRRSKQAPTVTAPSTHSRSSATRGGTWGSISRVFARSRNRKSANTSTSGSGANESSEGFDPYRSWSPLTEEGYAEKLRLLREAASVPMERWRAPTVLAWLEVALGMPQYGPRCAENIKSGKVLLELSDAELEAGLGVTHPLHRKKLRLAIEEHRHPNLVRYPCIAQLGHTWVSSEWLPDLGLAQYSESFATNMVDARMLDHLNKKELEKLLGVSRKFHQASIVHGIHLLRMLNYDRQALAVRRHQCDQVDTDPLVWTNQRFIRWARNIDLTEYAENLKDSGVHGALVVLEPSFTGDTMATALGIPPAKHMIRRHLTAELEALVLPTRSQLEVVPKGSTVRGRQMSTMSAGGSLNRGSRALHQHHQTSLSALHMTANHVGTVDRRRSSLRGSLSRAFGLRPRSEKASPSSSSDTGSLASQCQYINSVRSNSPAPEITVGKKHRRVKSIGDIEYITSVAVNTPV, encoded by the exons ATGGTGGAGGAGAACGCAGGGACGGGTGCTCGACTGGATGGGGAGTTACAACgtggaagaggagagaacGTAATCTTACGTGGCGAATCACGTGACGTTGTTCCTAGtacatcgtcatcgtcgactACGGGATTGAACAATAACGGTGCCACGAGTAACAGCAATCTGGCTAGCGGTGGTATAATAAACAGTAACAACAATGGATCATCCCCGGCATCCAGTGGTATCGGTAATCCGAATCACTGTCAAGAGGTCAACGAATCCCAAGCACAAGCGCAGGAAGATGGTAAAAGGCTCAGTGCTAATAGCAGCCCAGTTGAAAAGAGAAGTTCGGCAAGCGACAAATCGGTCAGTccgatcgataagaaaaatagtcCGATcgataggaaagaaagatctaGTCCCATAGATCGAAAGGGTAGTCCCGTAG AAACACGAAATAGTTCGCCATGTCGAAGTCCAAGCGAAAAAACTCGAAGGTCATATGCATTGAATCGCGATAAAACACGGCTCGGTGAGTCCGGAAGGAATTTAGATTCACGATCTAGAAGTGCCAGTCCGGATAGAGGTTCATCGAACAGAACATCCTTCTTACATCGTGGCTGCAGCGATCTATCGGGCATCGAAAGGCTTAGAATTTCTACTAATCCTGATTCATTGAGATCCCGAAGATTTTGTAGAGTTACGACAGATCCGGAGACCGACGTACGTAAGGACATCGTTGATAATGACGTAAGACCGGAGGAAGACAATGAACCACCCGATCCAGCACCAGGAAGTAGACCAGCCTCGCCTGCAAATTCTTTAG GTATTTGCGACGATAGCGTAGTCGGAGCAAGATTATCGAATCTACATGGTAGCGGAGGAAGTAGCGGAGGTTCCGTTGAATTAGCTAGCGCGAGAAGGCTACGATTGGAGAACGAACGATTGGTCGCTGAGGTTGCGAGGTTAAGGAGGTTATTACTTACCGGTGCAGCACGTGGCGAGGTTGGAGCCGAGGATGCAGCATTGGAGGAAGAGGCACGCTTTGTTGCCCTAGAAATGGAATTGCAACATGCGAAGGAAGCCTTGCATGCACTGAAAGCCGATCGTAAACGATTGAAGGCCGAAAAGTTCGATCTGCTCAATCAGATGAAAGCATTGTACGGTACCCTTGAAGATAAGGAACGAGAGCTACGTGATTTTATACGTAATTACGAACAG CGTATGCGAGAGAACGAGGCTACGTTGGGTCGTTTTCAACAACAGGAAGGCGGTATCTCCTCGGAGGAGCgcgaaagagaacgagaaagagaacgttGGAGCCTTTTAAGAGCAGCAAGAGACGAGGCGGATAGAAGCTTAAGCCTTGCAGCAAGTCTCGCTGACAAAGAAGTTGCCCTATCGCACGCACGTGCTACTATAAAGGAG CTTCAACGTCAATTAATGGAAAgaggcggtggcggtggcggtggcagTGGCagtggcggtggtggcggtgtTGGCGGTGGTGGTGCCTGTTTGAGCGATCAGGAATCCTTGGTGTCCTTCCCACGTGGCACTGTAAATGGCGTGGCAACTCCAAGTGCTGGAAGTAACAGTGGCGGTGGTGTTAGTGGTATCATCCCTCATATCAATTCTCAGCCACCCTTAGGGACAATGGAGTTGGGAATGGCCAGTAATATGAGTGGTGGTGGTACAGGTGCAATATCCTCGGGTGGACAAGCCGGAGATCGTGGTAGCTGTAGTGCCGATAGTGGTGTTCGTGGATCTAGCGATAGAGAAAGTGGTGGTGCAACGAGCATCGGTGGAAATCTATCGGACTCGACGACCGACG CAGCGACGACACCAAAGGATTGTAGTCCCACGCTGTCACCATTGAATGCATTTTCAAGATCTACAGACAACACTTCGTTATCACGATCGGTGGAACAATTGTCGAGTCCTTTAGAACCAGAACCAAGAAGAAGCAAACAAGCGCCAACTGTAACAGCGCCTTCAACACATTCACGCTCTTCCGCTACTCGAGGTGGTACATGGGGTTCCATATCAAG GGTTTTCGCACGATCACGAAATCGAAAAAGTGCTAACACTTCTACCAGCGGAAGTGGCGCTAATGAATCATCAGAGGGATTCGATCCTTATAGATCATGGTCACCTCTTACCGAGGAAGGTTATGCCGAGAAGCTTCGTTTGTTGAGGGAAGCAGCATCGGTACCAATGGAACGATGGAGAGCACCAACTGTTTTAGCATGGCTCGAAGTAGCTCTTGGTATGCCACAGTATGGTCCAAGATGTgcagaaaatattaaatccgGCAAG GTACTTCTTGAACTGAGCGACGCCGAGTTGGAAGCTGGTTTAGGGGTGACTCATCCTCTTCATAGAAAAAAGTTGCGGTTAGCTATCGAAGAACATCGACATCCTAATCTGGTTAGATATCCATGCATAGCTCAGCTCGGTCACACTTGGGTTAGCTCCGAGTGGTTACCCGATCTTGGATTAGCACAATACTCGGAAAGCTTTGCTACCAATATGGTCGACGCACGTATGCTCGATCatttgaataaaaaggaattggAAAAATTACTTGGCGTATCGAGGAAATTTCATCAAGCTAGTATAGTACACGGGATACATTTATTACGAATGTTGAATTATGATCGTCAG GCACTCGCCGTAAGAAGACATCAATGTGATCAAGTTGATACGGATCCTTTGGTATGGACCAATCAAAGGTTCATACGATGGGCTAGAAACATTGATTTAACCGAATACGCAGAAAATTTAAAAG atTCTGGGGTACACGGTGCGCTCGTTGTATTGGAACCATCCTTCACCGGTGATACAATGGCTACCGCTTTGGGTATACCACCAGCGAAGCACATGATCAGACGACATCTAACAGCCGAACTTGAAGCCCTCGTTTTACCTACAAG AAGTCAACTGGAGGTCGTCCCGAAGGGCAGCACTGTCAGAGGTCGTCAAATGAGTACCATGAGCGCTGGTGGTAGTCTAAATCGTGGAAGCAGGGCTCTACATCAGCACCATCAGACCTCACTATCGGCTCTACATATGACGGCAAATCATGTTGGAACTGTTGATAGACGGAGATCCAGTCTCAGg GGTTCCTTGAGCCGTGCATTTGGTCTACGTCCGAGAAGCGAAAAGGCGTCGCCGTCCTCGTCGTCAGATACAGGAAGTCTTGCCAGTCAATGTCAATACATTAATAGCGTACGAAGTAATTCACCGGCACCTGAGATCACCGTTGGAAAGAAACATCGTCGTGTTAAAAGTATCGGTGACATCGAATATATAACAAGCGTGGCGGTAAATACGCCCGTCTGA